In the Kitasatospora terrestris genome, one interval contains:
- a CDS encoding Bax inhibitor-1/YccA family protein — MRSSNPVFSREGSFTRDAAYAGFGSSTTQQQPYGSNPYGNNPYAQQTMTDGQLAEMYQRPAAGPLQTGRMTMDDVVARTGLTLLTLVAAGALAWFALPVETYAALGLVSLAAFGVYLVIMFKRAVSPPLILLYSALQGVTLGVASKVFETLWPGIVVQAVLGTTAVFAGTLIAYKSGRIRVTARYFRIGFSIAIGFMILMMVNAVAYWLGADLGLRSGPLGIVVGLIGIALGAFFLTLNFAEVEEGIRGGAPEKEAWWAAFGLTLSLVWIYLEMLRLIAILRGDD, encoded by the coding sequence ATGAGAAGCAGCAACCCGGTCTTCTCGCGGGAGGGGTCCTTCACCCGCGACGCCGCCTACGCCGGCTTCGGGTCGAGCACGACCCAGCAGCAGCCGTACGGCAGCAACCCCTACGGCAACAACCCGTACGCGCAGCAGACGATGACCGACGGGCAGCTCGCCGAGATGTACCAGCGGCCGGCCGCCGGCCCGCTGCAGACCGGCCGGATGACCATGGACGACGTGGTCGCCCGCACCGGCCTCACCCTGCTCACCCTGGTCGCCGCCGGCGCCCTCGCCTGGTTCGCGCTGCCCGTCGAGACCTACGCGGCCCTCGGCCTCGTCTCCCTCGCCGCCTTCGGCGTCTACCTCGTCATCATGTTCAAGCGGGCCGTCAGCCCGCCGCTGATCCTCCTCTACTCCGCGCTGCAGGGCGTCACGCTCGGCGTGGCCTCCAAGGTCTTCGAGACCCTCTGGCCGGGGATCGTGGTCCAGGCGGTCCTCGGGACGACCGCGGTCTTCGCCGGCACGCTGATCGCCTACAAGAGCGGCCGGATCCGGGTCACCGCGCGGTACTTCCGGATCGGTTTCTCGATCGCGATCGGCTTCATGATCCTCATGATGGTCAACGCGGTCGCGTACTGGCTCGGGGCCGACCTCGGTCTGCGCTCCGGCCCGCTCGGCATCGTGGTCGGCCTGATCGGCATCGCGCTCGGTGCCTTCTTCCTCACACTGAACTTCGCGGAGGTGGAGGAGGGCATTCGGGGCGGTGCGCCGGAGAAGGAGGCCTGGTGGGCCGCGTTCGGCCTGACGCTGTCGCTGGTGTGGATCTACCTGGAGATGCTCCGGCTGATCGCCATCCTGCGCGGCGACGACTGA